One Saccharomyces kudriavzevii IFO 1802 strain IFO1802 genome assembly, chromosome: 4 genomic region harbors:
- the MSN5 gene encoding karyopherin MSN5 (similar to Saccharomyces cerevisiae MSN5 (YDR335W); ancestral locus Anc_5.386) yields the protein MDSAGASQIVSALDVIYSPKSNNSQRQEAQKFLDEVKLCSESPFWGYEIALQNPTNSILKYFGLGLLDHAVKKNWSDYDEGKRVALRKWVMELNFGVQDYDTRYIKEKLATLWVEVAKRTWGEALKQTNPTEEQLLASWVDMDNNLYELWNINQSSRELALIIFRILFEDVFLLDDLIVLKRMTVIQPLCVMIVCPIEVFAIKYKYSDKWTKFKANEEGWFSIWIPELNNALQQNNSEYIIRLLETLKTCLNWPLTEVIVRNDVLTSLLACLSSNIPKAQSMALDSIHILLTRPYSNESHYQMTIDRVFDNMDLLDGVYESLLFDPTDDIDEIKYPIIKKFVDMISCLYVCVPKIKETNAQIQKYFKLVLKTTYNPSLIVSGLTLDLWCTCLRNDEYLPNLEKYIIPDLLQFAADALVYYEQIDGHISKKFAEIDFQSKSEFQTFCSTYRKRIRDIIRLISCVELDLTYDWLNNRLNSYFSSSFGQQVLSSTFLDHKLEPYLGALSQYMIVECFINGCIRWKIWYPAGDDYDEKLDSILQKLEILSNQLIALNLREPLLLKKQIQNFALFLTMLKDNVLFTLLEKIITSATMDYPEINLEERGAESDAVRDLRYACGIELNRMALLMPESLKKIYPDLESVIARIMPNLSYHEKISFKSFLLIIVLKSSLDMKEERFAAIVDPELLAWSDKTTVVGLSDLHWFMERLGIVQIAEYFQRRDINENSDLLSISIDDEGKELKSELTKRWQSLFPVRATRMFIHYSMQSIKTDEEFKMLQDLWRPRIVPILPYITRLLYQLQSYHDSDNWKGLPTVVQSFVKYSTIERFWEAGASNKSKDEFIDEHMKAMQTLRDFADSVGHIIRYTREYTLLVLSAISSLGSVFYLLDDSPDLLLNSIAIFKPGTNEISPGVSTHGWKHIMNIAIRPILKGCPKDCLEKFMPAFLPKLFEILDMLLCQKWSSHMSDMDMNPVPTDDDQMTEEILEENLLRQLTTVVVRIVIDCVGQGNANPNSAKSRLNNHQIEMRKIIFNDLNTLAPFLKLLNHLVSFKDTKCSFNSILVMKCCLTSVLNQNNTVDEYFTFDVMKNLLLNVLCNSAFKDSFHEALYVFTVIFLTLCKEYPSARAFLFEISNGYNIDDLYKNLRNVDEYKTQRALMIDFIDWVKATNGKEDGNVDHAGDERKRQEKREAILKKANERLIKKNKENGDMLDDPNIEDGAVGNLFDDN from the coding sequence atGGATTCTGCAGGCGCTTCTCAGATCGTTAGCGCATTGGATGTTATCTACTCCCCTAAATCTAACAACTCTCAACGACAAGAAGCTCAGAAATTTTTAGATGAAGTAAAACTTTGTTCGGAATCTCCTTTCTGGGGATATGAAATTGCATTGCAAAACCCCACTAATTCTATACTGAAATACTTCGGGCTGGGATTGTTAGACCATGcagtgaagaaaaactggAGTGATTATGACGAGGGGAAAAGAGTGGCCTTGAGAAAATGGGTCATGGAGCTCAATTTTGGGGTGCAAGATTATGATACCAGATAtatcaaggaaaaattggCCACTTTATGGGTAGAAGTAGCAAAAAGAACATGGGGTGAAGCCCTTAAACAAACGAACCCTACAGAAGAGCAGTTGCTCGCATCGTGGGTGGACATGGACAACAACCTTTATGAACTTTGGAACATCAACCAATCGTCAAGAGAACTAGCATTAATAATTTTCAGAAtcctttttgaagatgttttCTTATTGGATGATTTAATTGTCCTGAAGAGGATGACCGTTATTCAGCCTTTATGTGTAATGATCGTTTGCCccattgaagtttttgccataaaatataaatacaGCGATAAATGGACCAAGTTCAAGGCAAATGAGGAAGGCTGGTTTTCTATTTGGATTCCCGAATTAAACAATGCATTACAACAAAACAATTCTGAATATATCATAAGACTCTTAGAAACGTTGAAAACGTGCTTGAACTGGCCATTGACTGAAGTCATTGTAAGAAACGACGTATTAACCTCCCTATTAGCCTGCCTTTCCAGCAACATCCCCAAGGCGCAATCAATGGCGTTAGACTCGATACACATATTGTTGACCCGCCCTTATAGTAACGAAAGCCATTATCAAATGACTATAGATAGAGTGTTTGATAATATGGACTTGTTAGATGGTGTTTATGAAAGCTTATTGTTTGATCCTACGGATGATATTGACGAAATAAAATATCCcattataaaaaaattcgtgGATATGATTAGTTGCCTTTATGTCTGTGTTCCCAAGATCAAAGAGACGAATgctcaaattcaaaaatatttcaagcTCGTATTAAAGACTACGTATAATCCAAGTTTAATTGTTAGTGGATTGACATTGGACTTGTGGTGTACTTGTCTTCGAAATGATGAATACTTGCCCAACCTCGAGAAATATATCATCCCGGATTTATTACAGTTTGCCGCGGATGCCCTAGTATATTATGAGCAAATTGATGGCcatatttccaaaaaatttgctgAGATTGATTTTCAATCGAAGTCCGAGTTTCAAACATTCTGTTCCACCTATAGGAAAAGAATAAGAGACATCATTAGATTGATTTCGTGTGTGGAGCTAGATCTCACCTATGATTGGTTGAACAACAGGCTGAACAGCTATTTCAGTTCTTCATTTGGTCAGCAGGTCTTGAGTTCTACCTTTTTGGATCATAAATTAGAGCCTTATTTGGGTGCTCTTTCTCAATATATGATTGTGGAATGTTTCATTAATGGTTGTATaagatggaaaatttggTACCCAGCAGGAGACGATTATGACGAAAAACTAGACTCGATATTACAAAAACTGGAGATCTTATCAAACCAGTTAATTGCATTAAATTTGAGAGAaccattattattgaagaaacaaattcAGAATTTTGCCCTTTTTTTGACAATGTTAAAAGATAATGTGCTTTTCACTCTTTTAGAAAAGATCATAACTAGCGCTACAATGGATTATCCTGAAATTAATTTAGAGGAGAGGGGTGCTGAATCAGACGCAGTCCGAGACTTGAGATATGCCTGTGGCATTGAACTTAATCGAATGGCTTTGTTGATGCCCGAAtcgctgaaaaaaatttacccAGACTTGGAAAGCGTCATTGCCAGAATCATGCCCAACTTATCTTACCAtgagaaaatttcattcaaatcCTTTTTATTGATCATTGTACTAAAATCCTCACTAGatatgaaagaagaaagatttgCTGCCATTGTAGATCCTGAACTTTTAGCCTGGTCTGACAAGACTACGGTGGTTGGTCTTTCTGATTTGCATTGGTTTATGGAACGTTTAGGCATTGTTCAAATTGCAGAATATTTCCAAAGGCGCGACATTAACGAAAACAGTGATCTTCTATCTATCTCAATTGACGATGAGGGAAAAGAATTAAAATCTGAACTGACCAAACGTTGGCAAAGTTTATTTCCTGTTCGAGCAACAAGAATGTTCATTCATTATTCGATGCAGAGTATAAAGACcgatgaagaattcaaaatgcTACAAGACTTATGGAGACCTAGAATCGTCCCGATCTTGCCATACATCACAAGATTGTTGTACCAGTTACAATCTTACCATGACTCGGATAATTGGAAGGGATTGCCTACGGTTGTGCAATCTTTCGTTAAATATTCCActattgaaagattttggGAGGCCGGCGCTTCGAACAAATCAAAGGATGAATTCATTGATGAACATATGAAGGCAATGCAGACTTTGAGAGACTTCGCGGACTCTGTAGGACACATTATTAGGTACACAAGAGAATATACTCTACTTGTTCTAAGTGCCATATCATCGCTTGGTAGCGTCTTTTACCTTTTGGACGACTCACCCGATTTACTTCTGAATTCGATTGCTATATTCAAACCAGGTACCAATGAGATAAGTCCGGGTGTCTCAACGCATGGCTGGAAGCACATAATGAACATAGCCATTCGCCCTATATTGAAAGGTTGTCCAAAAGATTGCCTGGAGAAATTCATGCCAGCATTTCTACCGAAGTTGTTTGAAATCTTAGATATGCTACTTTGTCAAAAATGGTCCTCACATATGAGCGATATGGACATGAATCCAGTTCCTACGGACGATGATCAAATGACTGAAGAAATACTGGAAGAGAATTTATTAAGACAACTAACCACAGTTGTTGTTCGAATAGTGATTGATTGTGTTGGACAAGGTAACGCCAATCCAAACAGTGCTAAAAGTAGACTAAACAACCACCAAATTGAGATGAGAAAGATCATATTTAATGATTTAAACACTCTTGCcccatttttgaaacttttgaaCCATTTAGtttcattcaaagataCCAAATGCTCGTTCAATTCTATCCTAGTGATGAAATGTTGTTTGACTTCAGTTCTTAATCAAAACAATACTGttgatgaatattttaCATTTGAcgtaatgaaaaatctatTGCTCAATGTATTGTGTAATAGCGCATTCAAGGATTCTTTCCATGAAGCACTGTATGTTTTCACCGTGATCTTTTTAACACTGTGTAAAGAATATCCATCCGCTAGGGCATTCCTGTTTGAGATATCTAACGGCTACAATATTGACGATCTCTACAAGAATCTGAGGAATGTAGACGAATATAAAACACAGAGAGCGCTCATGATTGACTTCATAGATTGGGTGAAGGCTACAAATGGAAAGGAAGATGGTAATGTAGACCATGCAGGCGATGAGAGGAAACGGCAAGAGAAAAGGGAAGCTATTTTAAAGAAAGCAAATGAGAGAttaatcaaaaagaataaggAAAATGGTGACATGCTGGATGATCCGAATATTGAAGACGGCGCTGTAGGTAATCTCTTCGATGATAACTGA
- the MRX8 gene encoding translation initiation/elongation factor MRX8 (similar to Saccharomyces cerevisiae YDR336W; ancestral locus Anc_5.387), with the protein MKQVYRRYIHNSTAFIQSIVTNTKTARIVTQIPVGKAKKKKTKTVLRKKSNSWLKGNLPNWHELNDTFNIHYGKPADSDLNKVNRFFNRAKVKFDWSAATFDDIPDQKQRNSSISKEIDYDRSSKHDSENSNGTTRVNYLPEVIFLGGTNVGKSSILNNITTSIVSKDIGSLARVSKTTGFTKTLNCYNVGNKFRMIDSPGYGFNSSKEQGGITLRYLLEREELVRCFLLLAGDKDINDTDNMMIRYMHEHGIPFEVVFTKMDKVQAVGEFEQKVTSSGLMDLPTLPRLVLTNSLTSRTSPKRLGVDLLRYTIFQSCGLIS; encoded by the coding sequence ATGAAACAAGTTTACAGGagatatatacataattCAACCGCATTTATTCAGAGCATTGTCACTAACACTAAAACAGCAAGAATAGTCACGCAAATACCTGTTggaaaagccaaaaaaaaaaagacaaaaactGTTcttagaaagaaaagtaataGTTGGTTGAAAGGGAACCTTCCGAACTGGCATGAACTAAACGATACTTTCAACATTCATTATGGAAAACCAGCTGACTCTGATTTGAATAAAGTTAATCGATTTTTCAATAGGGCAAAAGTGAAATTTGATTGGAGTGCAGCTACTTTCGATGACATACCTGATCAGAAACAGAGAAACTCCTCCATAAGTAAAGAAATCGATTATGATAGATCGAGTAAACACGATAGTGAAAATAGCAACGGCACCACAAGGGTTAATTATTTGCCAGAGGTAATCTTTCTCGGAGGAACAAACGTAGGAAAATCCTCCATCCTAAACAATATCACCACATCAATTGTAAGCAAAGACATAGGAAGTTTGGCAAGAGTGTCCAAAACAACAGGTTTTACAAAAACACTCAATTGTTACAACGTAGGGAATAAGTTCAGAATGATTGACTCACCTGGTTACGGATTCAACAGTAGTAAAGAACAGGGAGGTATCACTTTACGGTATTTACTGGAGAGGGAAGAGCTTGTTAGGTGCTTCCTGTTACTTGCTGGCGATAAGGATATAAATGATACAGATAATATGATGATTCGATACATGCATGAACATGGTATTCCCTTCGAAGTCGTCTTTACGAAGATGGACAAAGTTCAAGCCGTAGGTGAGTTCGAGCAGAAGGTTACGTCTTCAGGATTAATGGACTTGCCAACCTTGCCGAGGCTTGTATTGACTAACTCGCTTACATCCAGGACGTCTCCCAAGCGGTTAGGTGTAGACCTGTTGAGATATACGATATTCCAAAGTTGTGGCTTGATTTCATAA
- the MRPS28 gene encoding mitochondrial 37S ribosomal protein uS15m (similar to Saccharomyces cerevisiae MRPS28 (YDR337W); ancestral locus Anc_5.389), protein MSIVGRNVILSLRVSLCSLRMGQRSFTSSPISHSAKAVKFLKAQRRKQKNEAKQASLKAATDKVDPVLGRVDTPFITRIMAELKEPLVLSNGYNIEEVDKFFAATESAKRERAELSGLNTEVVGLEDIESLEARREAILRILSMRNSENVHAIKLAVGLARKEFERFPGDTGSSEVQAACMTVRIQNMANHIKEHRKDFANTRHLRILVQQRQAILRYLKRDNPEKYYWTIQKLGLNDAAVTEEFNMDRRYMQDYGFFGDRILIKDSKKVADQKRREIRRQKRATF, encoded by the coding sequence ATGTCGATCGTTGGAAGGAATGTTATTCTGAGTCTGAGAGTTTCACTCTGCTCTCTTCGTATGGGTCAGAGATCGTTCACATCCTCTCCGATTAGCCATAGTGCAAAAGCTGTGAAATTCTTAAAAGCCCAAAgacgaaaacaaaaaaatgaagctAAGCAGGCTTCTTTAAAGGCAGCAACCGATAAGGTTGATCCAGTTTTGGGTCGTGTGGATACCCCATTTATAACGCGTATTATGGCAGAATTAAAAGAACCGTTAGTTCTGTCGAATGGTTATAATATCGAAGAAGTAGATAAATTCTTTGCAGCTACTGAGTCTGCTAAACGTGAAAGAGCAGAGTTGTCGGGTTTGAACACAGAAGTCGTGGGCCTTGAAGATATAGAATCATTGGAAGCAAGACGTGAAGCTATTTTGAGAATATTAAGTATGAGGAACTCTGAGAATGTACATGCTATTAAACTAGCCGTGGGGCTAGCACGTAAGGAATTTGAGAGATTTCCAGGTGATACTGGTTCTAGTGAGGTCCAGGCGGCCTGTATGACTGTTCGTATTCAGAATATGGCAAATCACATTAAAGAACACCGAAAGGACTTCGCAAACACTAGACACTTGAGAATATTAGTCCAACAAAGGCAAGCAATATTAAGATACTTGAAAAGGGATAATCCTGAAAAATATTACTGGaccattcaaaaattagGGTTGAATGATGCTGCTGTAACGGAAGAGTTCAACATGGATAGACGTTACATGCAAGACTATGGATTTTTCGGTGATAGAATATTGATAAAAGACTCTAAGAAAGTAGCAGATCAAAAGCGTAGAGAGATAAGAAGACAGAAAAGGGCTACATTTTAG
- the SKDI04G5500 gene encoding uncharacterized protein (similar to Saccharomyces cerevisiae YDR338C; ancestral locus Anc_5.390) has product MVGILSKTLSEVHPSLRTNGMGIGNTHRRISLGFLPPNKKNPLVRKFRARTRNTDQRSFRSLTNDFGSNVHEPGPYLGNIEEEPDLYYHDEEDGELSRTISLPSRVSETPELSPQDVDWILHEHERRYSSVYNSDNEEASQSNTPDGTQEHSGRELEYDEFMNRLQAQKQKLNQNAIIEASHRRRPSFVSVTSRGSVPTIYQELDENDSEALVELAHSHVTFKSEAKVLASYSFPLIFTFLLEQIFPMVCSLTVGHLGKNELAAVSLASMTSNITLAIFEGIATSLDTLCPQAYGSGRFYSVGVHFQRCIAFSLVIYVPFAFMWWYSEPILSYIIPEKELINLTSRFLRVLILGAPAYILFENLKRFLQAQGIFDAGIYVLTICAPLNVLVSYTLVWNKYIGVGFIGAAIAVVLNFWLMFFLLSLYALHIEGRKCWGGFSKKAFTHWKDLGHLAFSGIIMLEAEELSYELLTLFSAYYGVSYLAAQSAASTMAALLYMVPFAIGISSSTRIANFIGAKRTDFAHISSQVGLSFSFIAGFTNCCVLVFGRNIIANVYSKDPEVIKLIAQVLPLVGVVQNFDSLNAVAGSCLRGQGMQSLGSIVNLLAYYLFGIPLALILSWFFDMKLYGLWIGIGSAMLLIGLVEAYYVLFPDWDKIMSYAEILKETEDDEVDSDEYLTDSDDPDEGTALLGA; this is encoded by the coding sequence ATGGTAGGGATCCTGTCAAAGACTCTTTCAGAAGTGCATCCTTCGCTCCGAACGAATGGTATGGGTATTGGTAACACTCATAGAAGAATATCGTTAGGTTTTCTTCCCCCCAACAAGAAGAACCCCCTGGTACGCAAGTTTCGTGCAAGAACGAGAAACACCGATCAGCGAAGTTTTCGATCTTTGACAAACGATTTCGGAAGTAACGTGCATGAACCAGGTCCATATTTGGGTAATATTGAAGAGGAACCAGACCTATACTACCATGATGAGGAGGATGGCGAACTTAGCAGAACAATTTCTTTGCCCTCAAGAGTGTCAGAAACCCCTGAACTTTCGCCACAAGACGTTGACTGGATTCTACATGAGCATGAACGACGATATTCATCAGTGTATAACTCTGATAACGAGGAAGCAAGCCAGAGCAACACACCTGATGGAACGCAAGAACATTCTGGAAGAGAGCTGGAATATGACGAATTCATGAATAGACTTCAGGCTCAGAAACAGAAATTGAATCAAAATGCAATAATTGAAGCGTCACATCGTAGAAGGCCATCATTCGTATCCGTGACTAGTCGAGGTTCGGTTCCGACCATTTACCAAGAACTAGACGAGAACGATTCTGAAGCACTAGTCGAATTAGCTCATAGCCATGTGACCTTCAAGTCAGAGGCGAAAGTTTTAGCATCCTACTCTTTCCCTCTAATCTTCACGTTTTTACTGGAACAAATTTTCCCTATGGTCTGTTCATTAACTGTTGGTCACCTGGGTAAGAATGAGCTAGCGGCTGTATCTTTAGCATCCATGACTTCCAACATCACCCTAGCTATATTTGAAGGCATTGCCACTAGTCTAGACACTCTATGCCCTCAAGCATACGGCTCTGGAAGGTTTTATAGTGTGGGGGTTCACTTTCAGCGTTGTATTGCCTTCTCATTAGTTATATATGTACCGTTTGCATTCATGTGGTGGTATTCTGAACCCATCCTTTCTTATATCATTCCTGAGAAAGAATTAATAAATTTAACATCACGATTTTTGAGAGTCCTGATACTGGGAGCTCCAGCATACATTTTGTTCGAGAATTTGAAGCGATTTTTACAAGCTCAAGGCATTTTTGATGCAGGTATCTACGTTCTGACAATATGTGCTCCTTTGAACGTCTTGGTCAGTTACACTCTTGTTTGGAATAAGTACATTGGCGTTGGATTCATCGGGGCTGCAATTGCCGTGGTGCTTAACTTCTGGCTAATGTTTTTCTTACTATCGCTTTATGCACTGCACATTgagggaagaaaatgctggGgtggattttcaaaaaaggcATTCACCCATTGGAAAGATTTAGGACATTTAGCTTTTTCGGGTATTATTATGTTAGAAGCAGAGGAACTATCATACGAACTACTAACTTTGTTTAGTGCATATTATGGTGTTAGTTATCTAGCAGCCCAATCCGCAGCATCAACTATGGCGGCACTACTATACATGGTTCCTTTTGCAATCGGTATATCTTCCTCTACAAGAATTGCTAACTTCATTGGTGCAAAGAGAACTGATTTTGCACATATTTCTTCCCAAGTTGGGCTGTCATTCTCGTTCATTGCAGGATTCACCAATTGTTGCGTGCTAGTCTTTGGACGTAACATAATTGCCAACGTTTACTCTAAAGATCCCGAAGTCATCAAATTAATCGCGCAAGTATTGCCCTTGGTAGGTGTTGTTCAAAATTTCGACTCGCTCAATGCTGTGGCCGGTTCGTGTCTTAGGGGTCAAGGTATGCAATCCCTTGGAAGTATAGTCAATCTATTGGCATACTATCTATTTGGAATTCCCTTAGCGCTGATCCTAAGTTGGTTCTTTGACATGAAGTTATATGGTCTCTGGATTGGTATTGGAAGTGCTATGCTTCTAATTGGCTTGGTTGAAGCTTACTATGTGTTGTTTCCTGATTGGGACAAAATTATGAGCTACGCtgaaatcttgaaagaaaccgaagatgatgaagtgGATAGCGACGAATATTTAACGGACTCGGACGATCCAGATGAAGGCACAGCTCTCTTAGGAGCTTAA
- the FCF1 gene encoding rRNA-processing protein FCF1 (similar to Saccharomyces cerevisiae FCF1 (YDR339C); ancestral locus Anc_5.392): MGKAKKTRKFGLVKRTLNTKKDQRLKKNQEDVKDKEDPELTRNVPQVSSALFFQYNEAIKPPYQVLIDTNFINFSIQKKVDIVRGMMDCLLAKCNPLITDCVMAELEKLGPKYRIALKLARDPRIKRLSCSHKGTYADDCLVHRVLQHKCYIVATNDAGLKQRIRKIPGIPLMSVGGHAYVIEKLPDVF, from the coding sequence ATGGGTAAAGCtaagaaaacaagaaagtTCGGTCTGGTGAAGAGAACATTAAACACTAAGAAAGATCaaagattgaagaaaaatcagGAAGACGttaaagataaagaagaCCCTGAGTTGACTAGAAATGTACCACAAGTATCAAGTGCACTTTTCTTCCAGTACAATGAAGCCATAAAGCCACCTTATCAAGTGCTGATAGATACTAATTTTATAAATTTCtccattcaaaaaaaagttgacATTGTTAGAGGCATGATGGACTGCCTACTCGCAAAATGTAATCCACTGATCACAGACTGTGTAATGGCGgaattagaaaaattggGACCTAAGTATCGTATTGCTTTGAAACTGGCCCGCGATCCAAGGATAAAAAGACTCAGCTGCTCGCACAAGGGCACATACGCAGACGATTGTTTGGTGCATAGAGTTTTACAACATAAGTGTTACATTGTGGCTACGAATGATGCTGGTCTGAAGCAAAGAATTAGGAAGATCCCTGGTATTCCTTTAATGAGTGTCGGGGGCCATGCATACGTCATCGAAAAATTGCCAGATGTCTTTTAA
- the SKDI04G5520 gene encoding arginine--tRNA ligase (similar to Saccharomyces cerevisiae YDR341C and MSR1 (YHR091C); ancestral locus Anc_5.393), whose product MTSTESMISQLKKLSIAEPAVTKDSHPDVNVVDLMRNYISQELNKISGVDPSLIFPALEWTNTMDRGDLLIPVPRLRIKGANPKNLAVEWAERFPCGDFLEKVESNGPFIQFFFNSQFLAKLVIPDILNRKEDYGSCKLVENKKVIIEFSSPNIAKPFHAGHLRSTIIGGFLANLYEKLGWEVIRMNYLGDWGKQFGLLAVGFERYGSEEALVKDPIHHLFDVYVRINRDIEEEGDAIPLEKSTNGKAREYFKRMEDGDEEALKIWKRFREFSIDKYIDTYARLNIKYDVYSGESQVSKESMLKAIDLFNEKGLTHEDKGAVLIDLTKFNKKLGKAIVQKSDGTTLYLTRDVGAAMDRYEKYHFDKMIYVIASQQDLHAAQFFEILKQMGFEWAKNLQHVNFGMVQGMSTRKGTVVFLDNILEETKEKMHEVMKKNENKYAQIEHPEEVADLVGISAVMIQDMQGKRINNYEFKWERMLSFEGDTGPYLQYAHSRLRSVERNTSGITQDKWINADFSLLKEPAAILLIRLLGQYPDVLRNAIKTHEPTTVVTYLFKLTHQVSSCYDVLWVAGQTEELATARLALYGAARQVLYNGMCLLGLTPVERM is encoded by the coding sequence ATGACTAGCACAGAAAGCATGATTTCACAACTCAAGAAACTATCTATTGCGGAACCTGCCGTTACCAAAGATTCCCATCCTGATGTCAATGTCGTCGATCTTATGAGAAACTACATTTCCCAGGAATTAAACAAAATATCCGGTGTGGACCCTTCTCTCATTTTCCCAGCTTTGGAATGGACAAACACTATGGATAGGGGTGATTTGTTAATTCCTGTCCCAAGATTGAGAATCAAAGGTGCTAATCCAAAGAATTTAGCTGTTGAATGGGCCGAAAGATTTCCATGTGGCgattttttggagaaaGTTGAGTCCAACGGTCCCTTCATCCagttctttttcaactctCAATTTTTAGCAAAGCTTGTCATCCCAGATATCTTAAACAGAAAGGAAGATTATGGTTCTTGCAAGTTAGttgaaaataagaaagtcATAATCGAATTCTCCTCTCCAAATATTGCCAAACCATTTCACGCTGGTCATTTGAGATCCACTATTATCGGCGGCTTTTTAGCCAACctttatgaaaaattaggCTGGGAAGTTATTAGAATGAACTATTTAGGTGACTGGGGCAAACAATTCGGTCTTTTGGCTGTTGGTTTCGAGAGATATGGTAGTGAGGAAGCCTTGGTTAAGGATCCGATTCACCATTTGTTTGATGTCTACGTCCGTATCAACAGGGAtatcgaagaagaaggtgacGCCATTCCATTAGAAAAATCTACTAACGGAAAAGCCCGTGAATATTTTAAGAGGATGGAAGATGGCGATGAGGAAGccttgaaaatttggaaaagatTCCGtgaattttcaattgataaatatatTGATACTTACGCTCGTTTGAACATCAAATACGATGTTTACTCTGGTGAATCACAGGTTTCCAAAGAATCCATGCTTAAAGCCATCGATctattcaatgaaaaaggcTTGACACACGAAGATAAGGGTGCGGTTTTAATTGACTTAACAAAGTTTAACAAGAAATTAGGGAAGGCTATTGTCCAAAAATCGGATGGTACTACTTTATATTTAACCAGAGATGTCGGTGCTGCCATGGACCGTTATGAAAAGTAccattttgataaaatgaTATATGTCATTGCTTCCCAACAAGATTTGCACGCCGCACAATTCTTCgaaattttgaaacaaatggGTTTCGAATGGGCTAAAAATTTACAACATGTCAACTTCGGTATGGTTCAAGGTATGTCAACTAGAAAGGGTACTGTTGTATTCTTGGACAACATACTAGAGGAAACtaaggaaaaaatgcatGAAGTCATGAAAAAGAACGAAAACAAATACGCTCAAATTGAACACCCAGAAGAAGTCGCTGATTTAGTAGGCATCTCTGCCGTCATGATTCAAGACATGCAAGGCAAACGTATCAACAATTATGAATTTAAATGGGAGAGAATGCTTTCTTTCGAAGGTGACACCGGTCCATACCTCCAATACGCTCACTCAAGATTAAGATCAGTCGAAAGAAACACTTCTGGTATTACGCAAGACAAATGGATAAATGCAGACTTCTCACTACTAAAAGAACCCGCTGCCATATTGCTAATTAGATTACTGGGTCAATATCCTGATGTCTTGAGAAATGCCATCAAGACTCACGAACCAACAACTGTGGTCACATACTTATTCAAGTTGACTCATcaagtttcttcttgttacGACGTCTTATGGGTTGCTGGTCAAACTGAAGAGTTGGCAACTGCCCGTTTGGCTCTATATGGTGCTGCCAGACAAGTCTTATACAACGGTATGTGCTTGTTAGGTTTAACTCCTGTCGAAAGAATGTAA